In a genomic window of [Empedobacter] haloabium:
- a CDS encoding lytic transglycosylase domain-containing protein: MALRGLLTLVRILGALALGFLLFAWFRLDGPGNGAHARDEQLAAASADGIPATARGATEAPFAPAMRSAIPAPLPVTPTQATLARWIGARYGVAPEAIAPLVAEADSLSRAYRLSPNLVIAVMAIESNFHPYVQSQAGAQGLMQVMPKIHSQRYQKFGGAAAYLDPVVSLRVGAEILRDCIRLKDGSEAEGLRFYFGGGPASDTYIDKVRAEQHKLNLVARGAHVPTAD; the protein is encoded by the coding sequence ATGGCACTGCGCGGCTTACTGACGCTGGTCCGCATTCTGGGAGCGCTCGCGCTGGGATTTCTCCTGTTCGCGTGGTTCCGGCTGGACGGTCCAGGCAATGGCGCCCACGCGCGCGATGAACAACTGGCCGCCGCCAGCGCGGACGGCATTCCCGCCACGGCAAGGGGCGCAACCGAGGCGCCGTTCGCGCCGGCGATGCGTTCGGCCATTCCCGCCCCGCTGCCGGTCACGCCGACGCAGGCCACGCTGGCACGCTGGATCGGCGCCCGCTACGGTGTCGCGCCGGAGGCCATCGCGCCGCTGGTCGCCGAGGCGGATTCGCTCAGCCGCGCCTACCGGCTCTCGCCCAACCTGGTGATCGCCGTGATGGCGATCGAATCGAACTTCCATCCATATGTGCAGAGCCAGGCGGGCGCGCAGGGCCTGATGCAGGTGATGCCGAAGATTCACTCGCAGCGCTACCAGAAGTTCGGCGGCGCGGCCGCCTACCTCGATCCCGTCGTCAGCCTGCGCGTGGGGGCCGAGATCCTGCGCGACTGCATCCGGCTGAAGGACGGCTCGGAAGCGGAAGGCCTGCGCTTCTACTTCGGCGGCGGCCCGGCCAGCGACACCTATATCGACAAGGTGCGCGCCGAGCAGCACAAGCTCAACCTGGTGGCGCGCGGCGCCCACGTCCCGACGGCCGACTGA